From one Chanodichthys erythropterus isolate Z2021 chromosome 3, ASM2448905v1, whole genome shotgun sequence genomic stretch:
- the LOC137007103 gene encoding uncharacterized protein isoform X2: MHYTVTKLHLEKKIYIMNHYTADVILTGDRKAVRRHSLSKVNFDDYEAIVSFINVGETHWKFLYINAAESSVYYLDPLPNSAEQVESELAAHKFCEYFQTRTIHHRTRDWVDIEFRGAVMKHPIQLDGCSCGVIVLMMAKAVMEAFPELPKMEFGKSKKHMAQERRALALKILEASVFDAQNNCSMCAASKPPSPGPSMTDWIQWDSCTRWFHAVCVPLNKVQFEQAKNTAWDCCLCD, encoded by the exons ATGCATTACACTGTCACCAAGCttcatttggaaaaaaaaatatatatcatgaACCATTACACAGCCGATGTGATCCTCACTGGGGACAGAAAAGCAGTGAGAAGACACAGTTTGTCAAAG GTTAACTTTGACGACTACGAGGCCATTGTATCTTTCATTAATGTTGGAGAAACACACTGGAAGTTTCTG TACATCAATGCAGCAGAAAGCTCTGTGTACTATCTTGATCCTTTACCAAACTCTGCAGAGCAGGTGGAATCAGAACTTGCTGCACATAAATTCTG TGAATACTTTCAAACCAGGACCATCCACCACCGTACAAGAGACTGGGTGGATATTGAGTTCAGAGGAGCTGTTATGAAACACCCAATTCAACTGGATGGATGTAGCTGTGGTGTGATTGTCCTCATG atggcAAAGGCAGTCATGGAGGCATTTCCTGAATTGCCTAAAATGGAATTTGGGAAGTCTAAAAAACACATGGCCCAGGAACGCAGGGCTTTGGCACTGAAAATACTTGAAGCATCag TGTTTGATGCACAGAACAACTGCTCCATGTGTGCGGCATCTAAACCACCAAGTCCAGGGCCTTCCATGACTGACTGG ATACAGTGGGACAGCTGTACACGGTGGTTCCATGCAGTGTGCGTGCCGTTGAACAAAGTACAGTTTGAGCAAGCAAAAAACACGGCCTGGGATTGTTGTTTGTGTgattag